The proteins below are encoded in one region of Tachypleus tridentatus isolate NWPU-2018 chromosome 4, ASM421037v1, whole genome shotgun sequence:
- the LOC143249677 gene encoding activated RNA polymerase II transcriptional coactivator p15-like, whose product MSSKKSRPRATASSSSESDSEPVDKTPPPKKAKTDKKPSASNRATASSNQDNDSNMFQLSKMRFVNVREFRGKVMVDIREYYEANGDLKPGKKGISLNMEQWNALKHRIDEIDDAIKQF is encoded by the exons ATGTCAAGCAAGAAAAGCCGACCTAGAGCCACAGCTTCTAGTAGCAGTGAATCTGATTCTGAGCCTGTCGAT AAAACTCCCCCTCCTAAGAAAGCTAAGACAGACAAGAAACCATCTGCTTCTAATCGTGCCACTGCAAGCTCTAATCAAGATAACGACTCAAACATGTTTCAG ctttccaAGATGCGTTTTGTTAACGTGAGAGAATTTCGTGGGAAGGTAATGGTTGATATTAGAGAGTATTATGAAGCAAATGGTGACCTTAAACCtggtaaaaaag GAATATCTCTGAACATGGAACAGTGGAATGCTTTGAAACATCGTATAGATGAAATTGATGATGCCATCAAACAGTTTTAA